A genomic window from Glycine max cultivar Williams 82 chromosome 17, Glycine_max_v4.0, whole genome shotgun sequence includes:
- the LOC100793145 gene encoding Codeine O-demethylase-like, protein MAGNIIASSVPKSVQEMSMDGDEPPSRYVVNGNSFGSKDSSVQFPIPIIDVRLLSSEDELEKLRSALSSAGCFQAIGHGMSSSYLDNIRETAKQFFALPEEEKQKYARAVNESEGYGNDRVVSDKQVLDWSYRLTLRVFPETKRRLSLWPKIPTDFSEKLEEFSTKVKSMMEYLLRCMARSLNLEEGSFVDQFGEQPLMLARFNFYPLCSRPDLVLGVKPHTDRSGITVLLQDKEVEGLQVLIDDNWINVPTMPDALVVNLGDQMQIMSNGIFKSIMHRVVTNTEKLRMSVAMFNEPEAENEIGPVEGLIDESRPRLYRNVKNYGDINYKCYQEGKIALETVKIADNSNQR, encoded by the exons GTTAATGGAAATAGCTTTGGATCTAAAGATTCTTCTGTACAGTTTCCAATACCCATCATTGATGTGCGTCTCCTCTCATCAGAAGATGAGCTAGAGAAGCTTAGATCTGCTCTAAGTTCAGCTGGATGCTTCCAG GCAATTGGTCATGGAATGTCAAGTTCATATCTTGACAATATACGAGAAACTGCAAAACAATTTTTTGCACTCCCAGAAGAGGAAAAGCAGAAGTATGCTCGAGCTGTTAATGAATCTGAAGGGTATGGAAATGACAGAGTAGTTTCAGACAAACAGGTCCTTGACTGGTCCTATCGCCTAACACTTCGAGTTTTTCCAGAAACAAAACGAAGGCTTTCTCTTTGGCCAAAAATTCCTACTGATTTTAG TGAGAAATTAGAGGAGTTTTCTACGAAAGTGAAATCAATGATGGAATATCTCTTGAGATGCATGGCGAGGTCACTGAATTTGGAAGAGGGTAGCTTCGTGGACCAGTTTGGGGAACAACCGTTGATGCTAGCGAGGTTCAACTTCTATCCACTTTGTTCTAGACCTGATTTGGTTCTTGGCGTCAAACCTCATACAGATAGATCAGGAATCACAGTCCTGTTGCAAGACAAAGAAGTGGAAGGTCTTCAAGTTTTGATAGATGACAATTGGATCAATGTCCCCACAATGCCTGATGCTCTTGTTGTCAACCTTGGCGATCAAATGCAG ATCATGAGTAATGGAATATTCAAGAGCATAATGCACAGGGTTGTGACCAATACAGAAAAGCTGAGGATGTCTGTAGCAATGTTTAATGAGCCAGAGGCCGAGAACGAGATTGGACCTGTAGAAGGTCTAATAGATGAGTCACGGCCAAGGTTATACAGAAACGTTAAAAATTATGGTGATATCAACTACAAGTGTTATCAAGAGGGAAAGATTGCACTAGAGACTGTCAAAATTGCAGATAACTCTAATCAGAGGTGA